Proteins encoded by one window of Chondromyces crocatus:
- a CDS encoding ABC transporter substrate-binding protein has product MGRSGVRHSGVGSSGVGRSGVGHSGVGSSGVVGSSSVGSAGGVRWPWARRDVLRAIAGGIALSLSGTGTGCARRSSDGRVVGSLWFAYGGKNREVLLSLVEKFHASQGRYRIEPVYQGDYFECLAKLRTAIAARAAPAVTHVVGEVVPYLAEAGVLEPVSRWLPAAAQDLVPALAQEGTFLGGGERPLVSLPFNRSTPIAYYNRGVFQSLGLAPPTTWEGLRETAKALVVRRGSETVRWGFGCPVDWWFWAALVGQAGGNVVEPNGVVSLGGEAGVAALRLWQTLVHEDRTMKPPPGRDYNAWQATNTDFLAGKLAMIWTSTAFLRYLEENASQAGAGRFEVGAAPLPRGVRASVPTGGTFFVMPKGAAPEAQEAAAAFLGWMMEPAQANEWATRTGYLPVSRAGLGLLEREGFYAAHPNDRVAVDQLADASAWPWSKELFRVQREAVQPRLEEAVLMPRDAGEALAEARRAAERP; this is encoded by the coding sequence GTGGGGCGCAGCGGCGTGAGGCACAGCGGCGTGGGCAGCAGCGGCGTGGGGCGCAGCGGCGTGGGGCACAGCGGCGTGGGCAGCAGCGGCGTCGTGGGCAGCAGCAGCGTGGGCAGCGCGGGTGGGGTGAGATGGCCCTGGGCGCGGCGTGACGTGCTGCGAGCGATCGCCGGCGGGATCGCGCTGTCGCTGTCGGGGACAGGGACGGGGTGCGCGCGGCGGTCGAGCGATGGGCGGGTCGTCGGGTCGCTGTGGTTTGCGTACGGGGGGAAGAACCGGGAGGTGCTGCTGTCGCTCGTGGAGAAGTTTCACGCGAGCCAGGGGCGCTACCGGATCGAGCCGGTCTACCAGGGGGACTACTTCGAGTGTCTGGCGAAGCTGCGGACGGCGATCGCGGCGCGGGCGGCACCGGCGGTGACGCACGTGGTGGGCGAGGTGGTGCCGTACCTGGCCGAGGCAGGGGTGCTGGAGCCGGTGTCGCGGTGGCTGCCTGCGGCGGCGCAGGATCTGGTGCCGGCGCTGGCGCAAGAGGGAACGTTCCTCGGGGGCGGGGAGCGGCCGCTGGTGAGCTTGCCGTTCAACCGGTCGACGCCGATCGCGTACTACAACCGCGGGGTGTTTCAGTCGCTGGGCCTTGCGCCGCCGACGACGTGGGAGGGGCTGCGGGAGACGGCGAAGGCGCTCGTGGTGCGGCGGGGGAGCGAGACGGTGCGCTGGGGGTTCGGCTGTCCGGTGGACTGGTGGTTCTGGGCGGCGCTGGTGGGGCAGGCGGGGGGGAACGTGGTGGAGCCGAACGGGGTGGTGTCGCTCGGGGGTGAGGCCGGGGTCGCGGCGCTGCGGCTCTGGCAGACGCTGGTGCACGAGGACCGGACGATGAAGCCGCCGCCAGGGCGCGACTACAACGCGTGGCAGGCGACGAACACGGACTTTCTGGCCGGGAAGCTGGCGATGATCTGGACGTCGACGGCGTTCCTTCGCTACCTCGAAGAGAACGCGAGCCAGGCAGGTGCCGGGCGCTTCGAGGTGGGGGCGGCGCCGCTGCCGCGCGGGGTGCGGGCGTCGGTGCCGACGGGCGGGACGTTCTTCGTGATGCCGAAGGGAGCGGCGCCCGAGGCGCAGGAGGCCGCGGCGGCGTTCCTGGGGTGGATGATGGAGCCGGCGCAGGCGAACGAGTGGGCGACGCGGACGGGGTACTTGCCGGTGTCGCGGGCGGGGCTCGGGCTGCTGGAGCGTGAGGGGTTCTATGCGGCGCACCCGAACGATCGGGTGGCGGTGGATCAGCTCGCGGACGCTTCGGCATGGCCCTGGTCGAAGGAGCTGTTCCGGGTGCAGCGGGAGGCGGTGCAGCCGCGGCTCGAAGAGGCGGTGCTGATGCCGCGGGACGCCGGGGAGGCGCTCGCAGAAGCGCGGCGCGCGGCGGAGAGGCCATGA
- a CDS encoding carbohydrate ABC transporter permease has product MRPRHPWVPYLLLLPTAVFLGVFFLLPLGMAAKDSLYTWDLLTPPVWVGFENYRALVASGELWGTFSRTLGYSAVVVSLSGALGLGLAVALDRPGRVYAFVRGAVFSAYVVSWVAVALLWMLILDPDGLLSAGLRAVGLEGRAWLGDPATALWALAGVSVWKITGYAMVIFLAGLQDIPRGLYEAAALDGAGPWRRFRYVTWPLLRPSAAFVGTTSLILSFQAFDVVRVMTQGGPVRSTTIFVYAIYEHIFMNLRVGRASALCIVFFVLLLGLTGIQLRVMRGASPQAGRRAR; this is encoded by the coding sequence ATGAGGCCGCGTCATCCGTGGGTGCCGTACCTGCTCTTGCTGCCGACGGCGGTGTTCCTGGGGGTGTTCTTTCTGTTGCCGCTGGGGATGGCGGCGAAGGACAGCTTGTACACCTGGGATCTGCTGACGCCGCCGGTGTGGGTGGGGTTCGAGAACTACCGGGCGCTCGTCGCGAGCGGGGAGCTGTGGGGGACGTTCTCGCGGACGCTGGGCTACAGCGCGGTGGTGGTGAGCCTGTCGGGGGCGCTGGGGCTGGGGCTGGCGGTGGCGCTGGATCGGCCCGGGCGGGTCTACGCGTTCGTGCGCGGGGCGGTGTTCAGCGCGTACGTGGTGTCGTGGGTGGCGGTGGCGCTGCTGTGGATGTTGATCCTGGATCCGGACGGGCTGCTGTCGGCAGGGCTGCGGGCGGTGGGGCTCGAAGGGCGGGCGTGGCTCGGGGATCCGGCGACGGCGCTGTGGGCGCTGGCCGGGGTGAGCGTCTGGAAGATCACGGGCTACGCGATGGTGATCTTCCTGGCGGGGCTGCAGGACATCCCGCGCGGTCTGTACGAGGCGGCGGCGCTCGATGGCGCGGGGCCGTGGCGGCGGTTCCGGTACGTGACGTGGCCGCTGCTCCGGCCCTCGGCGGCGTTCGTGGGGACGACGAGCTTGATCCTGTCGTTCCAGGCGTTCGACGTGGTGCGGGTGATGACGCAGGGAGGGCCGGTGCGCTCGACGACGATCTTCGTCTACGCGATCTACGAGCACATCTTCATGAACCTGCGGGTGGGGCGCGCGAGCGCGCTGTGCATCGTGTTCTTCGTGCTGCTGCTGGGGCTGACGGGGATTCAGTTGCGGGTGATGCGGGGGGCGTCGCCGCAGGCGGGGCGGAGGGCGCGATGA